Genomic DNA from Tautonia rosea:
ACACGACAGCGTTTTGGGATCCCGACCGATGCCATCGTCTTCGGATGTTTCGGCAATCTGACATCCATGAAGATGTATGAGGAAGCGATTCAAGCCTTTGCACACATCCGTCACCAGGTGGGTCGAGCTCTCCTTCTGTTTGTGGGCAAGGACTGGGAACAGGGGCGGGCCAGCGCACGTGTCCAGGCCGAGGGCCTAACCGATCGGGTCTTGTTTCTGGGACCGGCGTTGAAGGCGGATTACGAGCGGCTCGTAGGAGCCGTCGATGTCGGGCTCGGCCTGCGACGCCCGCCTACCTACGGCGAAACCTCGGCCTCCTTGCTCGACTTTCTCAGGTCAGGCATTGCCACCATCGTCACTGATGTCGCTAGCTTCCGCGACTATCCTCCCGAGACGGTCGTCTCCTGGAATCCCGATCAGGACAGCATCGACGGCCTCGCCGATCGCATGTGCGAACTCGCGACCAACCCCTCGGCACGCCGGACGATTGGTGAGGCAGCGCTGACCTACGTCCAGACCCGCCACGACTGGTCGATCGCCGCTCGGGCCTATTCTGAACTCGCGGCCCAATGCGCCGAGGCGTCCGCCTCATCGATCCATACTCACGAGCACACCCACGTCTCAGGAGTCCATGACGGATGAAACGCTTTTTGAAATCACTTGCGTCCAAGGTCTGGGGCTGGACTGCAGGAGTTCGTCGCCCGATCGTCCGCAAATTTGATCAGAAGCTGGAGCGTATGCTTGGCGAATGTGTCCGCGATCCCATTGCCCACCATTTGCACCTGACCAACGTCTCGCACCATGAAATGAACATCGCCTTGAACAGCTGTATTCGAGAGATTGCTCGGCTGGAGATGCAGGTCGAAGAGCTTCGACTTGAGCTGGCCCGCGATCGCGAGGCCAGCCTCTTCGAATCGGCATCGGAGGGTCGTTGAACGCTCGAGCCGAGCTTAACCGTGGCGTACGATGGCTTCGTAGGCGTCGGGATCGAACTGCGGCTTTCCTTGCCCCTGTGCATTGGACGACCGCTGATCCTCCTTTTCGAGTCGTTGGGTTCCGGAGAGGGTCCGGTTCGCGAGTCGCGAACCCTGAATGACACCCACAATGCCGACCACCGCTGCCGCAATCCAGACCTCGTCCACCGAAGTTGTCAGGCTGGCAAGCCATGCCACGCCGAACACCCCGGCGGGCATGATCGCGCCGATGGCGATTGCCACCCGAGAGGCCCACACCTCGCTGCCCGGCACCGGGAGCCCCATCTCCATGGCTTTCATGCGTTCCCGATATTCCCACTCACGTCGTCGAGCCCGCTGACGGAGCACAATCACAGTGGGCACCAGAATTAAAGGCATCAAGATTGCCACAATGGGAACCATGATGACAAGTTCATCTTCACTCATGATCGTCCTTTCGTCTTCAGGGGAGGATGTTCGTCAAGGCAAGTGCTGAAGCCGCCGAACTCCACGGTTCGAATCCGATAACAACACGGCTCAACATTGCATCCAAACTGTTATGAGTGCTGATGCTCCGCGGCATCATAGGCGTCGGGATCGACGTAAGGTTTGACGTTCAGGCCCTTCGAGGCGTTCGCCTCGTTCATCGAGAACCGCGAGGCCAGCACCGTGCCACAAATGACTGCCGCCACCCCGACCGCCCCAGCCGAGGGCCAGATGAACGGCGCAGCCCCTGTCGCCTCGGCCGCGGCCGTACCGATCGCGAAAACCCCGATCGGAACCCCGATGCCGATCCCGACCGCCATCCGAGCGGGAGTCCACCATCCCAACTCATTGGCAATCGGTCTTCCCAGCTCAATCGCCCGCATCCGCTCCAGGTGCTCCATTTCCTTCTGCCGGGCTGCCGATCGGATCCCAAGGACAATCGGATACCCGATCAAAAGCATCACCGCCAGCCCTCCAATCAGCGAGATCAGCACGAAGGAGAGGGTCGGCGCCGACCGATCGATCGCAACCATCTCGGCAGCCTGCCCGAACAGCACTGGCCACGTCCCGATCAATGATCCACTCATCTGTCGTCTCCGAATTGTGAGGCGAATGACGCGGCCGTCTTGCGTCCTGGGCCTCGCTGGCCGATGCTGACCGTTTCATGAGGTGAGGAGAGCAATCGGACTCGTCAACGATCGAGGGCTCCCATCATTGGTCAATACCGGGCGAGCCTGGCTCTGCACCGTAATGCCGATCCGATCATTCCTCCACCTCACGTGGTGACATCACTTCGACGCATTAACGCCTTGAGCCCCGACCGGAGACCTTCGCCATGGCCCGCGACAGCATCTTGGTGATCGACCAGGGGACCACGAGCACCCGGGCCGTCCTTTACGATACCAGGCTGCAGCCGGTTGGCCAGGGACAACGTGAGGTACCGCCGACGTATCCCAAACAAGGTTGGGTCGAGCACGACCCGAAGGCCATCATCGATTCGATCGGCGCCACCGTCACCCAGGCTCTTGCCGATGCCTCGATCGGTCCCGACCGGATCGCCGCCATCGGCCTGACCAACCAGCGCGAGACGACCTTGCTCTGGGAACGCGCGACTGGCGAAGCGATCGGCCCGGCCATCGTCTGGCAAGATCGCCGCACGGCCGACCTCTGCCGGAAGCTCTCCGACCGCGCCGACTGGATCGCGGAACGCACGGGGTTGTTGATTGACTCGTACTTCTCGGCCACGAAGCTCTCCTGGATGCTCGATCACCTGCCGAACGCCCGAGCCCGGGCCGAGGCCGGCGATCTGGCATTCGGCACCGTCGATAGCCTGGTTCTTCACCACCTGACCGGCGGTCAGTTGCACGCGACCGACGTGACCAACGCCTCTCGGACCCTCTTGATGGACCTCCGCGAGGCGCGCTGGGCCGACGACCTGTGCGAGTACTTCGGAATTCCTCCCGCAATATTGCCCAAGATTGTTCCCAGTTCCGGAGAAATCGGGCAAACACGCGGTCTGGGCTATTTGCCAGACGGTTTACCGATCACCGGGATTGCCGGAGACCAGCAGGCCTCCCTCTTTGGCAACGGCTGTTTTCACGTCGGGGAGGCCAAGTGCACTTACGGCACTGGGGCCTTCCTGCTGGTCAACACCGGCCCGGAGGTGGTTCGATCGACGGCCGGACTCGTCACGA
This window encodes:
- the glpK gene encoding glycerol kinase GlpK; translation: MARDSILVIDQGTTSTRAVLYDTRLQPVGQGQREVPPTYPKQGWVEHDPKAIIDSIGATVTQALADASIGPDRIAAIGLTNQRETTLLWERATGEAIGPAIVWQDRRTADLCRKLSDRADWIAERTGLLIDSYFSATKLSWMLDHLPNARARAEAGDLAFGTVDSLVLHHLTGGQLHATDVTNASRTLLMDLREARWADDLCEYFGIPPAILPKIVPSSGEIGQTRGLGYLPDGLPITGIAGDQQASLFGNGCFHVGEAKCTYGTGAFLLVNTGPEVVRSTAGLVTTPAATPPGQAQQYALEGSVFIAGAAVQWLRDGLKAIGAAPEINPISEGADPHSELLFVPALTGLGAPHWQPDARGTIFGITRGTTVPDLARAVIEGVAYQIADLVEAMNADLPRPLSSLRADGGMARSDPFLKFQADLMGLPIHRSPQTEATALGAAALAALGVGLLTDLDAIGDLLESGGDDFHADRDIFWRRKAMKRWRHAVETVVRHYRTQ